One part of the Rutidosis leptorrhynchoides isolate AG116_Rl617_1_P2 chromosome 1, CSIRO_AGI_Rlap_v1, whole genome shotgun sequence genome encodes these proteins:
- the LOC139840515 gene encoding uncharacterized protein, whose protein sequence is MHGYFKGKRDLRQSDPMSPYLFMLVMEVLSLMLQRKVVQLGDFKYHPKCEQSKIINLCFAGDLFLFSQTDTDSMEAITDALNELKIVNHKESLWVKWIHTYHLHNKSFWNVPIKPDSSWSWRKILQTREVIHKLVFHSIGNGQNTHAWFDVWNDACPLTSVVSWRDINGAGFNAYSSVADIITNDQWGWQIFWYQKNPILLQMDVPSLQPAPDVIKWKGVDSCLQNFSVANAYEDIHPKGIKFIWFRVVWFSQRIPRHAFIVWLL, encoded by the exons ATGCATGGTTACTTTAAAGGTAAAAGAGACTTACGACAAAGTGACCCAATGTCACCTTATCTCTTTATGTTGGTGATGGAAGTTTTATCTTTAATGCTCCAAAGGAAAGTGGTGCAACTTGGTGATTTTAAGTATCATCCGAAATGCGAACAatcaaaaattattaatttgtgttTTGCGGGCGATTTGTTTTTGTTTTCTCAAACTGATACTGATTCGATGGAAGCTATTACAGATGCTCTGAACGAACTTAAG ATTGTTAACCACAAGGAGTCCTTGTGGGTGAAGTGGATTCATACTTATCATCTACATAACAAATCATTTTGGAATGTGCCTATTAAACCGGATTCTAGTTGGAGTTGGAGGAAGATTTTACAAACTCGTGAAGTAATTCATAAGCTTGTTTTCCATAGTATTGGTAATGGCCAAAACACACATGCATGGTTTGATGTTTGGAATGATGCTTGCCCCTTAACGAGTGTTGTTTCATGGAGGGATATCAATGGTGCTGGATTTAACGCTTACTCCTCTGTAGCCGATATTATTACAAATGATCAATGGGGTTGGCAAATCTTCTGGTACCAAAAAAACCCGATTTTGCTCCAGATGGATGTTCCTTCATTACAACCTGCTCCTGATGTTATTAAGTGGAAGGGTGTTGATAGCTGTCTTCAAAATTTTTCGGTGGCAAATGCATATGAGGATATTCACCCTAAGGGTATAAAGTTTATTTGGTTTCGGGTCGTTTGGTTTTCACAACGTATCCCTCGTCATGCATTTATTGTATGGCTTCTATGA